One stretch of Selenomonadales bacterium DNA includes these proteins:
- a CDS encoding M20/M25/M40 family metallo-hydrolase — MINNARLKQTFLDMVHIASPSRRERKMADYVTRELTALGAEVTEDKAGEVIGGDTGNVIARFCGNAEGVPTILFSSHMDTVTPCDDINVIEENGVLRTDGKTVLGGDDKAGIAAILEALRVVREKDIAHGDIEVVFAIAEEAGLLGSKNLDRELVRAEMGFVFDSSGAPGQAIVKAPASNTMHMTVRGKKSHAGLAPERGINAITLAARAIAEAQQGRIDDETTANIGVIKGGSATNIVPDLVEVWAEARSHNEEKLERATEALLAPFRRIADGGSCDIEVAREYDAYSLDESEPVVGIVRDACARIGLTADLVATGGGSDGNNFNKLGLPSVVLGVGMTDVHTTAENIRIVDIENSARLALAIIQSASNVQN; from the coding sequence ATGATAAATAATGCACGTCTGAAACAGACGTTCTTGGATATGGTGCATATCGCATCGCCGTCGCGCCGTGAGCGCAAGATGGCAGACTACGTCACACGCGAGCTTACTGCGCTCGGTGCCGAGGTAACAGAGGACAAAGCAGGCGAGGTAATAGGCGGTGATACGGGCAACGTCATCGCACGCTTTTGCGGTAATGCAGAGGGCGTACCGACGATCCTTTTCTCATCACATATGGATACGGTCACGCCGTGCGACGATATCAACGTCATCGAAGAGAACGGCGTCCTGCGCACGGACGGCAAAACGGTGCTTGGCGGTGACGACAAGGCAGGCATCGCGGCGATCCTCGAAGCACTCCGCGTCGTACGTGAGAAGGACATCGCGCACGGCGATATCGAAGTCGTATTCGCCATCGCCGAAGAAGCAGGCCTCTTAGGCTCGAAGAACCTCGATAGAGAATTGGTACGCGCCGAGATGGGATTCGTATTCGACTCGAGCGGTGCGCCGGGGCAGGCCATCGTCAAAGCACCTGCCTCTAATACGATGCACATGACGGTACGCGGTAAAAAGAGCCACGCAGGTCTTGCACCCGAACGCGGTATCAATGCCATCACGCTCGCCGCGCGTGCCATCGCCGAAGCACAGCAGGGGCGTATCGATGACGAAACGACAGCCAATATCGGCGTCATAAAAGGCGGCAGTGCAACGAACATCGTCCCCGACCTCGTCGAAGTGTGGGCAGAAGCACGCAGTCATAACGAAGAAAAGCTCGAGCGCGCGACCGAAGCACTCCTGGCACCGTTTCGCCGAATCGCGGATGGCGGCAGCTGTGATATCGAAGTCGCCCGTGAATACGATGCGTACAGCCTTGATGAGAGCGAACCTGTCGTCGGTATTGTGCGTGATGCCTGTGCGCGGATCGGTCTTACAGCAGACCTCGTCGCAACGGGCGGCGGCTCTGACGGCAACAACTTCAACAAGCTCGGATTGCCGTCAGTCGTACTCGGTGTCGGTATGACGGACGTCCATACGACGGCAGAGAATATCCGTATCGTCGATATCGAAAACAGCGCACGCTTGGCACTTGCCATCATTCAGTCAGCATCAAACGTGCAGAATTGA